In one window of Episyrphus balteatus chromosome 3, idEpiBalt1.1, whole genome shotgun sequence DNA:
- the LOC129916195 gene encoding pre-mRNA-splicing factor RBM22: MAMSKTTNTYNRQNWEDSEFPILCQTCLGDNPYVRMIKEKFGKECKICTRPFTIFRWCPGARMRFKKTEICQTCARLKNVCQTCLLDLEYGLPIQVRDAALKIVDQMPQSDVNKEYYIQNIDKELADTDGTEAAGTVGKGLAANEMLSKLARTAPYYKRNRPHICSFWVKGECKRGEECPYRHDKPNEPDDPLCEQNIKDRYYGRNDPVAEKIMKRAATLPTLEPPEDKNITTLYVGNLSEDITEPQIRDNFYQFGEIRSVALVPRQQCAFIQYTKRSAAEMAAEKTFNKLVMHGRKVAIKWAHSQAKQSNMAKTDRRYDIPAIPPVAQTNPNDFFNLQQEVTVLPPGMKLHQIPPSLIPQSSFQMYSQAAAFAAPYSSIPVPSTSASAVESIPPPPGGPMHYPSQDPSRLGAIKK; the protein is encoded by the coding sequence ATGGCTATGTCAAAAACAACCAACACCTACAATCGACAAAACTGGGAAGACTCTGAATTCCCAATCCTCTGTCAAACATGCCTCGGCGACAATCCCTACGTTCGCATGATAAAAGAGAAATTTGGTAAAGAGTGCAAAATATGCACCCGACCATTTACCATATTCCGTTGGTGTCCTGGTGCACGTATGCGTTTCAAAAAGACTGAAATCTGTCAAACTTGTGCGCGCTTAAAGAACGTCTGCCAAACCTGCTTGCTCGACCTTGAATATGGTTTACCCATACAAGTTCGTGATGCTGCTTTGAAAATTGTGGATCAAATGCCTCAAAGTGATGTAAATAAAGAATATTACATTCAGAATATTGACAAGGAATTAGCCGACACTGATGGCACTGAAGCAGCCGGAACTGTTGGCAAAGGTTTAGCTGCCAACGAAATGCTGTCGAAGCTAGCTCGTACAGCTCCTTATTACAAACGAAATAGACCTCATATTTGTTCCTTTTGGGTTAAGGGTGAATGTAAGCGTGGCGAAGAATGTCCTTATCGTCATGACAAACCCAATGAACCCGATGATCCGCTGTGCGAGCAAAATATCAAAGATCGATATTATGGTCGTAATGATCCCGTAGCTGAAAAGATCATGAAACGGGCAGCTACTTTACCGACCTTAGAACCACCTGAGGATAAAAATATCACCACACTTTATGTGGGTAATCTTAGCGAGGACATAACCGAACCACAAATTCGTGATAATTTCTATCAATTTGGTGAAATTCGTTCGGTGGCGCTGGTGCCTCGTCAACAGTGTGCCTTTATTCAGTACACAAAACGTTCGGCAGCTGAAATGGCTGCCGAGAAGACTTTCAATAAGTTGGTCATGCATGGTCGAAAGGTAGCCATTAAATGGGCTCATTCGCAGGCCAAACAAAGTAATATGGCTAAAACAGATCGTCGTTATGATATTCCAGCTATACCGCCGGTGGCACAGACCAATCCAAATGATTTCTTTAACCTGCAACAAGAGGTTACTGTTTTGCCGCCGGGAATGAAGCTTCATCAAATACCACCAAGCCTCATTCCGCAATCATCGTTTCAGATGTATTCTCAAGCGGCTGCATTTGCTGCTCCATACTCTTCGATACCTGTACCTTCGACGAGTGCGTCGGCTGTTGAGTCCATTCCACCGCCGCCAGGTGGTCCGATGCATTACCCGAGTCAGGATCCATCACGATTGGGAGCCATTAAAAAGtag
- the LOC129916108 gene encoding ATP-dependent RNA helicase abstrakt produces MTDKNQPPIKRYRREENKSSDEDDNYVPYVPIKERKKHQLVKLGRIVQLTAEANAPKSSSENENDDETQEEIWGRKYNISLLDQHTELKKIAEAKKVSAVEKQLKEEEKILESVAEKKALMGVAELAKGIQYADPIKTSWKPPRYIIAMSEEKRVSIRRNLRILVEGSDIPPPIRSFKEMKFNKHILSGLEKKNIKRPSPIQVQGIPTVLAGRDLIGIAFTGSGKTLVFVLPLIMFALEQEVRLPFIKNEGPYGLIICPSRELAKQTHDIIVYYCQQLQGNNLPEIRSCLAIGGMPVSEAADIISKGVHIMVATPGRLMDMLDKKIVTLDVCRYLCMDEADRMIDMGFEEDVRTIFSFFKGQRQTLLFSATMPKKIQNFARSALVQPVTINVGRAGAASMNVTQEVEYVKQEAKVVYLLECLQKTEPPVLIFAEKKQDVDSIHEYLLLKGVEAVAIHGGKDQEERSRAVEAFRNEEKDVLVATDVASKGLDFPNVQHVINYDMPDDVENYVHRIGRTGRSNTRGLSTTFVNKTTEQSVLLDLKHLLIEAKQQVPPFLAELCPESEKYLDLGDSHGCSYCGGLGHRITDCPKLEAVQSKQASNIGRRDYLSNTAADY; encoded by the exons atgacTGATAAAAACCAACCACCCATTAAACGTTATCGCCGCGAAGAAAACAAATCCTCCGACGAAGATGACAACTATGTTCCCTATGTCCCCATAAAAGAACGCAAAAAACATCAACTCGTTAAACTAGGACGCATTGTCCAATTAACAGCTGAAGCTAATGCACCCAAATCCTCtagtgaaaatgaaaatgacgACGAAACTCAAGAAGAAATTTGGGGACGCAAATATAACATCAGTCTGCTCGATCAACATACAGAACTTAAGAAAATCGCTGAAGCAAAAAAAGTCAGTGCCGTCGAAAAACAACTCAAAGAAGAAGAGAAAATCCTTGAGTCTGTGGCGGAAAAGAAAGCTTTGATGGGTGTAGCTGAATTGGCAAAAGGTATTCAATATGCTGATCCAATTAAAACAAGTTGGAAACCTCCTCGCTATATAATTGCCATGTCCGAGGAAAAACGTGTATCTATTCGAAGGAATCTTCGAATTTTAGTTGAAGGCAGTGATATTCCACCACCAATTCGTAGTTTCAAAGAAATGAAGTTTAACAAACATATATTGAGTGGCTTGGAAAAGAAGAATATTAAGAGACCATCGCCAATTCAAGTTCAGGGAATACCAACTGTTTTAGCTGGTAGAGATTTGATTGGAATTGCTTTTACCGGTTCTGGCAAGACGCTGGTTTTTGTATTACCTTTAATTATGTTTGCTTTGGAGCAAGAAGTGCGTCTtccatttataaaaaatgaagGTCCATATGGATTGATTATATGTCCTTCCAGAGAATTGGCCAAACAAACGCATGATATCATTGTG tacTACTGCCAACAACTTCAAGGAAACAACCTTCCAGAGATAAGAAGTTGCCTTGCTATCGGTGGTATGCCCGTTTCCGAAGCAGCCGACATAATTTCGAAAGGTGTCCATATTATGGTAGCGACTCCAGGTCGCTTGATGGACATGCTGGACAAGAAAATAGTCACTCTTGATGTGTGTCGATATCTATGCATGGACGAAGCAGATCGAATGATTGACATGGGCTTCGAAGAGGATGTTCGTACGATATTTTCTTTCTTCAAAGGCCAACGACAAACATTGCTCTTCTCGGCCACTATGCCtaagaaaattcaaaactttGCTCGCTCCGCACTTGTGCAGCCGGTTACAATTAATGTTGGCCGTGCTGGAGCTGCTTCCATGAATGTCACTCAAGAAGTGGAATACGTTAAGCAGGAAGCCAAAGTAGTGTACCTTCTTGAGTGTCTACAGAAAACAGAACCGCCAGTGCTTATATTTGCTGAGAAAAAACAAGACGTTGATTCTATTCACGAGTATCTTCTACTTAAAGGTGTTGAGGCGGTAGCAATTCATGGTGGTAAGGATCAAGAGGAGCGTTCGCGAGCAGTTGAAGCATTTAGAAATGAAGAGAAGGATGTTTTAGTGGCCACAGATGTTGCTTCCAAAGGTTTGGATTTTCCAAATGTACAACATGTTATCAACTACGATATGCCTGATGATGTGGAGAACTATGTCCATCGTATCGGTCGTACGGGAAGATCGAATACCAGAGGTTTGTCTACGACTTTTGTTAACAAAACCACCGAACAGTCTGTTCTGCTTGATTTGAAGCATTTATTGATTGAAGCCAAACAGCAAGTACCACCATTCTTAGCTGAGTTGTGTCCAGAGTCGGAAAAATATTTGGATCTTGGCGATTCACATGGTTGCAGTTATTGTGGTGGTTTGGGACATAGAATTACAGATTGTCCGAAATTAGAAGCTGTTCAAAGCAAACAAGCTTCGAATATTGGACGGAGGGATTATTTGTCGAATACTGCTGcagattattaa
- the LOC129916194 gene encoding uncharacterized protein LOC129916194, producing MAPTQIDTNWDVDYYKAEHESEEHWNLRKKFMLVHRHKFTEDEIVCLAQVFTNVEFMGCKYPDETMRLVGELSQEVAKEFREERSKKIKRTFVKASDAAEARAKVRRKQPVAGGDNDRKVERQGFGASSMEVDDFGQSTKIMQQKNNLMRDMKYGNFVLYLIGGRNCFDVSGKKCNIPVVEKESKVGDKKQFEIHIGNTLIAKAQSDNIKTAKAEAFEMAMTEIRKHCYVIKMNPDADVININKTKDDIVANVKETELIEKKLDSNNLGYKMMKMMGWSGGGLGSKTQGREDPVGYLLRNHRSGLGTTNKNDTKHFRQILDNYVKSNDIKDLCFESTFSKEDRATLHLIAGKMNLKSVSHGKAEARSLVISKKTITSKQILTEVLINQNPTFSNKYFIQVPPNKAKEYPNHTEQLDF from the exons atggCACCAACACAAATTGACACAAATTGGGATGTCGATTATTACAAAGCCGAACACGAAAGCGAAGAACACTGGAACTTGCGAAAGAAATTTATGCTAGTTCACAGGCACAAATTCACTGAAGATGAAATTGTTTGTCTTGCCCAAGTATTtaccaatgttgaatttatgGGTTGTAAATATCCCGATGAAACAATGCGTCTTGTTGGTGAACTATCACAAGAAGTCGCCAAAGAATTTCGTGAAGAAAGATcaaagaaaatcaaaaggaCATTTGTCAAAGCTTCGGATGCTGCTGAAGCTAGGGCTAAAG TAAGGAGGAAACAACCAGTAGCAGGTGGAGATAATGACAGAAAAGTGGAAAGACAAGGATTTGGTGCTAGTTCAATGGAGGTTGATGATTTTGGTCAATCAACTAAAATAATGCAACAGAAAAACAATCTTATGAGAGACATGAAATATGGCAACTTTGTTTTGTATCTAATCGGAGGTAGAAATTGTTTTGATGTTTCTGGCAAAAAATGTAACATACCCGTGGTAGAAAAAGAATCGAAAGTTGGTGACAAAAA ACAATTTGAAATACATATAGGAAATACTTTAATCGCAAAAGCACAGAGTGATAATATCAAAACCGCTAAAGCTGAAGCTTTCGAGATGGCTATGACTGAGATACGAAAACACTGCTACGTGATAAAG ATGAATCCCGATGCTGATGTCATTAAcataaataaaactaaagaTGATATTGTGGCGAATGTCAAAGAAACTGAACTCATAGAAAAAAAGCTGGATAGTAACAATCTTGGTTACAAAATGATGAAAATGATGGGATGGTCAGGTGGTGGATTGGGCTCTAAAACACAAGGTCGAGAAGATCCTGTTGG ttATCTTTTGAGAAACCATCGATCTGGATTGGGCACAACCAACAAAAATGATACCAAGCATTTTAGACAAATATTGGATAATTATGTTAAGTCTAATGATATAAAAGACTTGTGTTTTGAGTCCACATTCTCGAAAGAAGACAGAGCTACACTTCATTT AATCGCCGGCAAAATGAATCTAAAATCTGTAAGTCATGGAAAAGCTGAAGCTCGAAGTTTGGTCATCAGTAAGAAAACAATAACAAGCAAGCAAATTCTTACCGAAGTCCTCATCAATCAAAATCCTACATTTTCTAATAAATACTTTATCCAAGTACCACCCAACAAAGCTAAAGAATATCCCAATCACACTGAACAACTTGATTTTTAA